The nucleotide sequence GAAATGGATACATAACGACGTGGAATGCATAAGTATATTTTCTTATGTTCATTTATTTAGCTTCTTATTTATTATTCatcctttttgtttttattagtATCACATTTAGATTTATCTTCTGCTTCTTTCTTTTGTTTGTCCTTACATTCCTTTTTTTCCAAAGCATCCATGCACTTTTGTTTAAAATCTGAAAAGACGCGTAAGACCGACTGCTCTTCATCTGTCTTAGCCTTATTTTCTCCTGCTGCACATTTTTCGTCCTTTTTCTCCTCACactttttcttcttttcttcttcCTCACACTTTTTCTTCCGTTCTTCTTCCTCACACTTTTTCTTCCGTTCTTCTTCCTCGCACTTTTTCTTTAGTTCTTCCTTTTCACACCTTTTTTTAGCCTCTGCTTCCTTTTTGATCCTCTCCTCCTCGCACTTTCTATTAGCTtcttcatttttctttttctctACTTCCTCGCTTTTCTTTTTAGTCTCCGCTGCCTTTTTCCTTTTCTCTTCCTCTTCATACTTCTTTTTGGCCTCATTActcttcttcttttcttctgCCTCACATTTAGCCTTTTCTTCAGCCagtcttttcttttcttttgcTTTTATGTCGGCTTCTTTCTTCTGGCACCAGGCCTTCAACTCCTCTTCAGTCATGTCCTCAAGTTTCTTAGGGGGTTTTCCGTCATCCTTTTTTAGCTGCTCCTTCTTTTTGATGTCCTCTTCTTTTTTCTTGCACCACTCTTTTAGCTCCTCTTCGCTCATATCCTGAAGATTCTTCTCCTTGGGCTTAGACTTCTCTTCCTCAATTTGCTTGGCTTGATTTGCGAGGATTTTATCACACTCGCCTTCCAGTTTTTTCATGGTCTCCAGTTGTGACTCTTCTCTTACAGATTCTTCATCCGCTTCTATAGATGCCTGAAGGCCTCCATCCAAACGGCGTTCATCGCGTAACTCCGTAGCCGTGCTTAGGAGATTCGTAAACGAGAACCGATGGTAGCCAAAGTACTGGGCATTCTTGTAGGCCATGGCTTTTCCAGCTCCTGGTCCTAACTTTTCATCGGGACCACTGAACTGACGAAAGGAAGAGGGACTCACAAATTCGGGCACATCCAATGCATCATGGTTTACACTGGTCGGTTGGTAATCATCTGGAGGGTCCTTCGGTGGGTGTGGAGTGTTTGACGGCTTGTTACACAGCTTCGGTTTATCGCATAGCCGTCGAAGAATTACAGGTTGGATTAATGGTCGAAATAgaatttttgacatttttagAAGCAGCTCGTCCCAGTATTAAtatctattaaaatctttGTTGTTGAAAATAAAAGGATAAGTAATTTTCAAAGGTTACTTTTTTGggaattaaaacaaaaaagttttgttcaaaaatatatagaattttttataaagagaactattatttccaagcgtcGTTAACTGAAAAAGATTTCTATGATGTCTTAAAGGGTAGAGCTTTAAAGCTTTTGTCGCTTAATTGTTCAAATCGACCCACAGTGCAAGAGGGACGTAAAGTAAAATGGAAACCAGAAAAGCTTAATACATTTTGTGGGAATATTGGCTAACTTAAAACTGTTGGTTTTGTTCCAGTCTAAGCTATAATATATTAAGTAAAGAGTTTgataattatttattgttgAACTCCCCTGAGGTTCAAAAACGATCGCCAAACTGGTTAGGGCCTTTATTCGGCTTAATTCTGATTTCATACTTTGTCTTTGCTCACAATAAAAAGTGCACACAATATTTTGGCTTATATTTCGTTTGGCTGGGTCTCGTTTTCCCTGTTCGCGGCTAAAAATGTTGATACTACTGATTACCTTACAATTATCTTTTTAAGATTATCAGCACGGTTTACGAACGAGAGGTGTTGAGCGGCTTCGACCGGGATCCGAAATTTAGTATCCGTCCGTTGGGCCAGGCATTCGGTCGAATTCCCAAGAAATCTGGTTAGGCCAGGATTTCGCAATCGCAAAAATAAAGATCTTGTCACCGGTCTGCTTAATTGCGTGTGATAAAAGATTTATAAGCCGGAGAGCTCAAGTAGCTTTATCAAATACTCGGTCGCTACTTTATCGCAATGAAGTGAGTCGACGTCGTGCTCTTCTGGTTTCGGATTGTAAAAATATTAGCTAACTGATGTGCAAATACATTAAATGACAAAACATTTGTCCCAACTTAAATCTCGGTTAAAGATTTTAGGTTTTTACgacttttaatttttgaaaaaacgATGTTTTGGTGTAACCTCCTTtggttttattgttttaaCAACCCATACCATTTATCATCAATCAATTCACCTCAATAACAATGCTTAATTGCTTTCTTAACAGCGACGATATAAAAACCGTGACGGTTTACCCAACAACATTGGAATTAACGACCCCAACAAAACCAGCAAATGGCAGTAACGATGATTACGATCCTCACCAGCACCGCGATGTTAAGAATCCCACTACGTAAGCAAAGATTTTCCACTAGGGAGGATTTATGGAATATTACTCTGGTTTTTATATTCCCCAGAAACTGGCAGACCTTTGCCCACTTTCTGAAGGCGTCTGTGGGCACTGGGGTCTTGGCCATGCCCAGTGCTTTTGCCCATGCGGGATATGTAAATGGCACCATTCTCACACTGATCATTGGGTCATTGGCCCTGTATTGCCTGCATATTTTGGTGGGCTTTAGTTGtctattaataatattatgtCAGTTAATAATTATCTTTACTGTTGCAGATCAAATGCATGTACATCTTGTGCAAACGACAACGAGTTCCTTATGTCAGCTTTTCACAGGCCATGAATCTGGGCCTCAAACAAGGTCCACCCGGGCTGCGTTGCTTGGCCCCCATTGCCATGTAAGTAAATTCCTTAACACGCTGCATTGATTATCTTTCTAAGTGGATTTTAATGACGAACCTAACTTATCTTATCTTGTTTTTATTCAGTAGATTTCAATTTCGAGTAGTATACCTTGTAATATGTTTTctatttattgttattgttattcaTTGTAATGAATGACACATTTTAATGACTTTATTTGCTTAACTAATTTTAGTATGATAGAGtatgttttttcttttcaatATCATTTTAAGAGGCTTGTTATTAGTGTAGCTACCCATTGAATTAAAGTAgaaaaggtataccatatctgTATTTGACTTTGGGTAATATTATCTATCATTATCTAATGATCCCAATCATTTCTATCTTGGAGTATTTAATTACCCATAAACTTGTAACTTTATTTAAGTAAGAATATGatagtaaaatatttgaaataatttgaaattattttttcctttaCAGACCCTTTGTAGATGGCTTCCTGGCCTTTTATCACTTTGGAATCTGTTGTGTCTATGTGGTTTTCATAGCTGAAAGCATAAAGCAGTTGGTGGATGAATATCTTGTGGTATGGGATGTCCGAATACACATGTGTATAATTATAGTGCCACTCCTGCTGATATACAGCATCAAGAATTTACAGGTACTGGCGCCCTTTTCCAGTGCAGCAAATCTTCTTCTGCTTGTGGGTGAGTTTTTTAATACTTTATTTTTCTCACACGCtagaaaagtttttaatttgtattcCCATACTGTTCAGGTTTTGGCATCATTTTGTACTATATATTTGAGGAGTTACCTCCGTTAAGTGAACGAAAGCCTTTTGTGGCCGTCGAAAAGTTGCCTACATTCTTTGGCACCGTACTTTTTGCACTGGAAGCTGTGGGTGTGGTAggtattatatatattttagttgtaTAAAATGCAAgactttatttttcttttaagatTCTAGCAATTGAGGAAAATATGGCCACGCCTAGGGCTTTCGTACGCCCTTGTGGAATTATGAATGGAGGCATGTCCATAGTTCTGGGCTTATACGTACTCCTCGGATTCTTTGGTTACTGGAAATATGGCGATGACGCCCTGGGCAGTATTACACTCAATATTCCACAGTCTGAAATGTGAGGTTCTcgataatattataattttaccCATTCAGTTTCGCATTATTGGCAATATTTTTTTCAGACCCGCTCAGGTGGTAAAGGTATTCTTTGCGATCACTACCTGGATTTCATATGCCTTACAGGGTTATGTTACTGCCCATATCCTGTGGGATAAATACTTGGTCAAACACTTTAAGGAATCCAGACAGACACTTTATGAACTCATCTTTAGGGTTATTATTGTGCTGCTTACTTGTAAGTGATATGGATTTATTCCAAAACACAACGATTTTCTTTTGTTGCCTACTTTTATACACATTAATAAGTGAATAGAGACcccatatatatttataaatttatttatatatttttttttattattttcagtTGGTTGTGCTGTGGCTATTCCGGATCTATCGGTCTTTCTGTCCCTCGTTGGATCCTTTTGCCTGTCGATCCTGGGCCTAATCTTCCCCGCATTGCTCCAGATCTGTGTACAATATTCCGAGGGCTATGGACCATTCCGGATAAAATTGATCATCAACGTGCTGCTTTTGTGCTTTGGAGTGTTTGGCGGGGTTGTGGGAACCTATGTGAGCATTGTGGACATCGTTGAGGTCTACAAATAAAGTTCCAGTTTCAGCTTGCTCAATGAACTTTGCATTAATTTACTTTGATGATGTGCAATTGGGATTTATAGTGATTGGCCAATCGACACACACGCTCTCAATAAACAATGTTGGTTTATGGCCTGCATATCCAAACACTTGCCAAAGTCGAGCTGCCAAAGTAgaccaaatatttttaattttaattaaaagctTAGCAGCACAGGACTTGGCTTGGTTCGAGGAAAATTTGCGGGAAAAGTGGGAAACGGGGATGGGAGTGGAAATGGGAATGGGGAAAATGCAATGCAGCCGAGAAAAGCTGGGCAGTTGCAACGAACTGTAATTAAATGCAACCGCAATTAACACAAAAGCGCCGCAGGTCAGCAAGCCAGACACAGAACTCGACTACCTCCCCGTTCCGGAATCCAGCTGCATTTTATTTACAATGTTTTGCTCACAGGTTACAGACAACCCTGTCCTGCATCCTGCATCCTTCCTCGACCTCAACCACCCTCCCCACCCCATTTTCAGGACCTCTTTGGCTGTCTTTTGCTCGCATGAAGACCACAGAGAGCCGGACTGAGCCGCAATGACCGCCGGCCCTAAGAAGCCAGAGAGAAGCCAAATGGACAAACGCCTGGATGCCAGAGCGAGAGTCTTTcaaaaagatttaaaattacTTAGTACCACCGATTAGGggttattataaataaataaataaatatattatataaaactggctcttaaaaataaaatggctCTTAATAATCAACGAACAGCCGAAACTAGTAAAGctacgtatgtatgtattaaATAGAATTACTGagattcaaattaaattatttttatatttacgccactattttatatgtattatATTATTGTATAGACTACTTTCATCTTAATGAAACCTTCATTGGGTAGAGTCTAATATTTATACCTGAATTACAACGTATAATATTAGGTATTTATGAGAAGTATATACATTGGTGACATTTGgtctattaaatataaaaaaacaggTAAAACTTGTGTAACTTTTTTCATCAAACAACTGTATATAATAAGCAACTTTTTTCAGAGACAATAATATATTAGCCCTTATTTGTTATACATTTGTTAAGCAACCCTCGCCCTTGTCTGCAGCCTTCCTCTGGCGCCCTGAAATGTGTTGAAATGTCGTTTGCTTTGTACGTTTAATTACTCTTTTGACGGAAATAACACAACATTCGTGTATTTGAAATTGGCAACAACAAACTGCAACATCGAGTGGAAAAGAAGGGAAATGGGTGTAGAAATGCAGCTGGAAATACCCGGAAAAATTCGGGAAAAGCCAAGTCTTGGAGTGCGAGAAATTGAACAAGTTGCAAGTGAGCCAAAAAATTACTGGCTCTTAAATTTCGCCCATGGATGGGGGACTTAGGTCAAAATGAGAACCTTCCCCACGGCTTACGTCTTTAATTTAGTTTTGCTCTTAGAGGGTCCCCTCATCAATTTTCCTTAGATCCTTTTTGCTTTGACGGAGTGGAGCACGTTAAATGACAAGTTTTACTCTTGTGCTGCGCTTATTTATTTCTCCGTTTTTATACAATTCCCCCTAGTTCTAgagcattttaattatatttgtgCAGGCAGGCAGTCAGCTTTTAGTGCTTCCGGTCAGTTGAATCCGGGGGTCTGAGCAATTGAATTACGCACAATTCCAGGTGGGAGTTGGTACACATGCCCCCAGCCTTCGACTTTATATCGCTTTTCAGTCTGGGCCAAATGCGTAAAAGTTAATTAGAGAATGTCATGAATAAATTGGCAATGAAAAACTTAATTTCGCAGCCCCTCAATTTGTTCTATTTGTTCCTTTTTTGATTAAGTTCTATCTACTTATCTGCTaaatgtatgtatattctgTAGTTGATTTGTGAAACGTTTAAAGATTACCAACGGATTATAAATCCACATTACTTTGTTTTATCTATTggatttaaatacattttgatTGTTTGCAGTTTTTCAGTTGGAATGTATTTATGTGCGGCTTAGCTTTTGGTTTGTTTCCGTTCTCCCCTTGACAAAGAACCACAGGTTTGGCATTCATTTAAGTGATATATAATATCATGGaacaaatacaacaaaaaTGCACTTGATTATTATGGATAAATGTGTGTTCAATAGGCCGAGGGCTATTTTGAcgtttatttttcattaaacgAGACCCATAAAAACCTTCcattaaattttcataaacGTAAAAAGTTTAACCTAAATATTTGATTagtttattgatttatttgcATTATAAATTGGTTTGATACATAGAAAATGTTAAAGAGTTACTATTCTCCTTTTGTACCCATGTTTGTAGTTCAAGGATAAAATTTCCCTGTAAAATTTGTTGCCTCAACTACctgaaattattaaaaagtttggATAGCTTTTCCCCTTACACTTAGCATATATTATGCAGCACCTTCAACTATTTTTCATATACTTTTAGCTGTCATGTGTAAGCTCAACTTACTCTTCAGCATTCTCGGAACTCGTGTTGCTCTTATCCCCAGTTAATTTTCCGCACAATCTTGTGCGTTGTCAGCCACGTTTATTAGCCAGATTTTGAGAGCAGCTAAGCCGGCTTATCACACATATCCGTACACACCCCAAAAACAACCATGCCCACGGAAGTTTTCCAGCGATTTTAACTGCTTAAATTGCCAAGAAATCCGCCCTAAAACAAATGATTCATTTTTATTCATTCGACTAATTTTTTTAGGGCTTACGGAGGAGTCATCATCTGGCTGCCGGCAATTTGTACCAGCTATCGTAACATCTCTATCTCTGTGCACCCAAGAATCTTCAGCTTTACCCTCTTACCGACTCTGTGTGTGTTTACCGCagcaaaatgatttattttacGCTACGCTAAACACACACGTACCTAGAACAACAATATGAGATGGGGATGGAAGGATGCTGACGGCACTCATAAAAAATTCAGATACCTGCATaaactaatattttttaatatttcttctATTCCTGTCAAGATAgatttcatatttaaattgAACTTATTTATAGTTCatgactttttttttattttagcttacaaataaaattgttaagTCGACGAACAATTTTCTTATTAATACTTGATTTTAAATAAGTATTGCATCAGAAGCGTTTTGAAATAACTcataaaggtgtctaaaagtaggccgtaataaattcaaattaaaatgttgcatacttttaggtaGCTTTATAAGTGGTttcaaaatgtataaattatCTGTAACAAAAGCTACGGACtctaattaaaaatatattttttttaatatagtCCAGTCTATTTTTCTGAGTGCATATGTTTCGAGAGGAGAACCCTTCCCTGTGGATTCGGGGAAAGCTGCAGAGCATTGGCAACAATAGCGACAAGCGACGCATTGTTACTGCGGCCGGGGCTTTTCGGTTCGGTTTTCGCACTGAGGTTTTCTGTATTTATTTAAGCCCAAACATTTTGTACATTTCATGCAGCCAGACAGCAAGGACGCCGGGTGCTTGTAACCAAAGGGGGCTGGTAACAGCATTTGCTATGAATAAATAACGAATGAATGAAGGAATGGATGAATGAATCGCTGGTTGGTTGGATGGaaggatggatggatggatgggtGACGACACAGCTAGCGACGTGTCTCAACTGTGGGCATGTGATTTATGTTCCCAATGCATGTCACTATAATAATCATATGAGGGCAAAGGGGCGAACCGTTGGCCTTTTTCCAGGGACCCTGTTCATTGATTGTTGGCTAATACGACCTCGTACCTGAGAAACTCGAGGCTCCGCACCAAACTTGGGCCACTTTCACACGTTGGCCACAAATAACAGGCATGGAAAGCTGTCTGGAAAAAAGGGATCATTGTTATGTATGCCACATGTTACCTCAAATACCCCACTTACTGCTGATAAGCACGTGAGAAAATAAATTCCAATTATAGcattgcaaaaaataaaatttataggAAAAAGACtgtgaaaatgaaaatttaagaAAGAGTGAAATTCCTTTTTCATTTTCTACTTATAGGTGATAAAATAAAAGTGTTTACATACccattaaataaatttattcaaaaagaaaaacaagaaaatatttttaaatcaaaaaatttaacaaatctagcttagaattttaattatatttgcaTCCAAAGGTTAATACAAATTTTGAATGATTGAAAAAAAAGATACTTTTATACTAATTTGAAGAACATTATAGAAGTATTTTAGGTGTACGATTTATAGGGACCTCCAGCTGGCCCGtcagatttttgtttttgggccCTCAGCCGTTGCAGGTGCGTTAAACATTTATGAGCAGCCAAAGCGCAGATTTTAATAGGGTTAGAGGTGGAGAAGGGATGAATACCGGGAATGATAAGGGTAACCGCACCGCAGAAATGATTGTGAATGCCCCGTGTTATGCATAATTCATAATGTTAAAGTGACCccattgcgtatacgcaataaTCATACGCCATGTGGCACACACGGCTTTATTGGGCACTTGAGTTTTGTTCTGAGAATGCCCAAGGGTGGGTGTTTAAAGGATGCGACCCAATCATTGATTAGAAGGAGCCCGCGAAATGACCTTGGGTTCGTCGCTCGGGAGCCAAATAATTTCTAAATTCGACCCTAATTGGTTGTGTGCCCTCACATTTCCTGCAACTAATTTGTGTGCGTTTGGGTGAATTAGTTTTTGGTCCCTGCACCGTCAAGTGCTCAACTGACAGCCACTGACAGTTATCATCTTCATCAGCCGACAAACAAACATCATCGTTGGGGGGTCGACATCCCCCCGATTCCTATCTAAACGCATATATATACTGGGAGATATCCCGCTGACGATGAGCAACTGTCATGTCATGAGCTCGCTGAGCTCGCACTTGGCATGTCAATGCTCTGCTTCCTGGCCCAAGCCCTCGGCGCCCAGCAGCCAACCTTCAACCTGACGTCCCTGATCCCTTCTG is from Drosophila suzukii chromosome 3, CBGP_Dsuzu_IsoJpt1.0, whole genome shotgun sequence and encodes:
- the LOC108012696 gene encoding axoneme-associated protein mst101(3), with product MSKILFRPLIQPVILRRLCDKPKLCNKPSNTPHPPKDPPDDYQPTSVNHDALDVPEFVSPSSFRQFSGPDEKLGPGAGKAMAYKNAQYFGYHRFSFTNLLSTATELRDERRLDGGLQASIEADEESVREESQLETMKKLEGECDKILANQAKQIEEEKSKPKEKNLQDMSEEELKEWCKKKEEDIKKKEQLKKDDGKPPKKLEDMTEEELKAWCQKKEADIKAKEKKRLAEEKAKCEAEEKKKSNEAKKKYEEEEKRKKAAETKKKSEEVEKKKNEEANRKCEEERIKKEAEAKKRCEKEELKKKCEEEERKKKCEEEERKKKCEEEEKKKKCEEKKDEKCAAGENKAKTDEEQSVLRVFSDFKQKCMDALEKKECKDKQKKEAEDKSKCDTNKNKKDE
- the acs gene encoding proton-coupled amino acid transporter-like protein CG1139 encodes the protein MNDDIKTVTVYPTTLELTTPTKPANGSNDDYDPHQHRDVKNPTTNWQTFAHFLKASVGTGVLAMPSAFAHAGYVNGTILTLIIGSLALYCLHILIKCMYILCKRQRVPYVSFSQAMNLGLKQGPPGLRCLAPIAIPFVDGFLAFYHFGICCVYVVFIAESIKQLVDEYLVVWDVRIHMCIIIVPLLLIYSIKNLQVLAPFSSAANLLLLVGFGIILYYIFEELPPLSERKPFVAVEKLPTFFGTVLFALEAVGVILAIEENMATPRAFVRPCGIMNGGMSIVLGLYVLLGFFGYWKYGDDALGSITLNIPQSEIPAQVVKVFFAITTWISYALQGYVTAHILWDKYLVKHFKESRQTLYELIFRVIIVLLTFGCAVAIPDLSVFLSLVGSFCLSILGLIFPALLQICVQYSEGYGPFRIKLIINVLLLCFGVFGGVVGTYVSIVDIVEVYK